A part of Dreissena polymorpha isolate Duluth1 chromosome 13, UMN_Dpol_1.0, whole genome shotgun sequence genomic DNA contains:
- the LOC127855235 gene encoding uncharacterized protein LOC127855235, translated as MRLINGHAPHQGLVEMEVGGEWRIFCAYRNFDDDAADIVCRSMNYTGGLMIERGQFGHTNHTAVWVPYISCDDYDDKMNIFECDLILHTQNILTDRHEFWNNRYNNEFYSCLNKPNSMAAAVQCFAEHEQPHG; from the exons ATGCGGCTGATAAACGGTCACGCTCCGCACCAGGGTCTCGTGGAAATGGAAGTGGGTGGGGAATGGAGGATATTCTGCGCCTATAGGAACTTCGACGATGACGCAGCAGATATTGTGTGTCGTAGTATGAATTATACGG GTGGACTGATGATCGAACGCGGTCAGTTCGGACACACGAACCACACTGCAGTCTGGGTGCCCTACATTTCATGTGACGACTACGACGATAAGATGAACATCTTCGAGTGTGACCTAATCTTGCATACCCAGAACATCCTCACAGACCGCCATGAGTTCTGGAACAACCGTTACAACAACGAGTTTTACTCGTGCCTAAATAAGCCGAACTCAATGGCTGCCGCCGTTCAGTGTTTTGCAGAACATGAACAACCACACGGTTGA